TTTAGGAATTTGTGGGAAAGGATTTAACTCCACGAATCTATTGATGGAGTGTAAACCATTCACGTTTCGTACAGTTGTGGGGGTTGTGAATCTACAATTTGGTAAATTTACATGTTTGTCAGAGAGATAATTGCGGTTCCTGCCGGAgtcaatcaaaaatttcaattttcatttattcgtaTTTAATGTAATGTACGggataaaattatttatgttttgtcCGCTGGGACGCTCGCtatctgaaaatttaaattatcagTAGTTTGTGGATCTGTACGATTTGTTTCGGGCTCGCATTGAGCTGTAGGTTCGTGTGTTTCAGTGTCGTTTTCTGCTGAGGTAGCATTCCATTGCTCTTCATAATTTTGATAGCAGTTCTCTGGATAATAGTAGTTGCTATCGTCATATGAGGAAAAAACGATCGTACTCGAATTGATCATTTCCCATGTGGAAATTTGGCTTATTCATGTAGTTAATTCTTCTTGACCTTATGGATGGGTCAACCTCCATAGGTACAGGTTTAGGTTGGGGAGTGTACCTTGGTGCAAATGCATTTAGGTTTTGGGATGATTGATTTTTGTGGGGATTGAATTGATTTGGATGTGGTGATGGTTTGAATGGGTTCGGTTGCGCTCTGAAAGGTTGAGGTTTGAATGTATGTTGGTATCGATTAGGGAATGGTGGTGGTTTTGCTGTGGGGTAATAATTTTGTGTTGGTCTTGGAGGTGGATATCTGAATGTAGGTGGGAATTGTGGTTTATGTTGTTGAGGGAAATCATGTTGTGGTTTGGGTGGAATGGTAGGAGCATGTGACTTGAAGGGAGGAGCATGTGACTTGATCTAACATAGCTATAGTTACTTTCTTCTGTGCAAAGTCTTAAAGCCTCCTTCATCGTTTCTGGAGCCCCTGCTTAAATTGTGAGACATGTGTCAGTGACCGGTTCTTAGCCTGAATAGGATTCGTTGCTCTTTCTCTTCTTCTTGACGTCTTCGAATCTTACTATGGAGCCTTTGATTCTTCGGAGGAACAGCGTCGGTTCAACGGACCTTTTTTCCGCCCAAAAAGTTTTGAAGATGTTGGCGATCAATAATCTGATTTCGCCTAGCGGTACTTTACACATTAAAAGCTGTCCAAGGTGAATGTATCCGGCAGCAGATACCTCCTGATAGTTTGTATCCATGGGTGCCTAGATATAGCCACGCGTACGGTATCGATGACGCTAGCCGAGTCGGTAACTATCAGGATCGGCTTGCTTGACGGAATAGTGGCAGCTTCAAAGATTCCGGCAGCTTTAGCCGAGAACACCTGGCAAATGTCGacgagtttcttgctggaaatagGAGTGTTATCCCTAGATGCCTTGAAGGTTAGGTCGAGgacatttttctatttaatgccacctagaaTTTCAGGAGGGACCACTGTGAGGCGTAGAGATTCACTATAGAactcgctcgcggataatcggagttcTGATTTTCAAATTGCATTTACTCGCAAGAACAGAAAGCTTCTTTttttcgatatcaaaggggcatttgattcatttttcatgGAAAATCTCTCAGAGAAGCTACAAAATCATGAAtgttcgccaattctgaatacaGGCAATACAatttgtcagaaaagcacatgattttctcttaTGGCAggtcgaaatcttctcgttacagttttatgggcatACCGAAAGGCTCCTGCCCAAGTCCCCtcttgtattatttttacgtcaatgatatggatgactGTCTAAccagaaactgcacgctgagacaacttgcagacgatggagttatttccatcacgggtactaaccCCGTCGTCCTACAAAAGCCGTTGCTCGAatcctgaacaacctgttcacgtgggctcgaGAGCCCAGGTCTTTTTTTCAAACCATGTAGATTTATTTTCCCTTCTTTTataagtcgaaaacaagctttcggaacattctatttagataacgTCAAATTGCCATATGAGAGTGAATAGATTTGCTGTCTATTTTAAAATTAATGGTTTTAATTTCTCTAAGAATGTCAAatgtatgtatgaaaattgactcaaactcatatttgcacggtggttgaaatttcaactcgatttcgaaggcgttggccaattaTAAATTCTTTCTTTAGTACGATAACCCTTGtttattgcaactatctttagctgccTACGAGTTTCTTGGtatattcggaaggaatattcatttcaaaatcgttttttttttagaaatttgatggtttctaaatatcctacacagataacttccataGTTTTTTATAGGATTGAAGTCtggagattgtggaggaatatcaatatgTTTTGAGCAAATGTAATGAAATTGTAATGTACTAAGAATGACCCTTGGGGACAGCTCAATCCAAACTTTTTCTCAACCTGCCTTGACAAAGACACTATTTCAGCAAACATCAACAACGTTCTCGAAatggattttctttttttttggttttacaacttaaatgcatttttattcatGTGGTTTGTTATTATAATACACATTTTTACAGTACAAGTGACACAATTTGAATTTCACAATATAGGTCCTGTTTTTGAtgagaaaatcaaaaatcatttcAAATTTGGCAATTGTTCACCATCTTGATGgtattgtttaaattttaatttaaatttgaaagaaaCTACTTATAAACTACTAACTAATctactatacagccattccatgccaaaccgatatagtggttctcagattttcgtcaaaagtggtaatttattctttatcgccaaacattagactcgtatttttttattagggtgtccatttctattttagggttgtccgaaaaatcgaatttttccacttttttccaaaaatagttttttttttaaattcataacttttgaactgctaaaccgattcagatgatcgacatatcaaattaaagccaatcgctTTCTCAACAGACGTAATAAGGGAACTATCGCCGACCTTGAGGAGAGGAACCGGTTATGGATGGTTTTTCAGTACTTCGGCAAccgaaatggatttccgagcgggcataatcatataccgatttttgatttcattagcctgttttcaaagaattttttaagcttttgaaacaaattttcgggtcaataattgaAAAGCCTATAACTCTcatacattttatcttttgataaAATTACAATCCACTTCGTGTTGCTGGAAAAGAATTATATACGCTTAAATCGATCGATTTCTCCTCGAAACCCAGCACAAATAATACCCCCTTCCCGTCAATTAGAATCATCGATCGATTGTGGCATTCGTCAACAAATTATATTACAACTCCTGCTTCCATCAAATAATATGGTTTCTTTGATATGTTGAATTATTCTCAacatcatatcaaacatttattttctctGCTATCAAATCCATAACCCATGTCTCCTTTTGTAAACAATCTGCATCGAATTGTCATTGCTCACTTCGTCTTTCGCTAAACACTCCGTTCGACCcggctgcagaaaagaaattgaattgggagagaaaagcatagTGTTTAACACGTtaactgccacgtcagtcatcgGTGACAGTATAAAATATGATGACAAAAGTAGAaacttatttatttttattcgcagAAATTTTACTGCTTTCGAGCAGAAATACCTtcttacgataagaaacgatggcccaatattttcaaaaatttctatcGGGTGAATTCTAATTTTCCAGTATTGCGTTTCGCATTGCTGAACTACGATATCGACGCGTGGTCTGACGGGAAAGTCGTTATGAAACCGCGtagcactcaacgtgttaagggaACGAGCGAGATCATTTTCCCGTCGCTTTCTAATCAGAACTGAATGATTTTCCAAGCGGGCGCcaacttatatacagatttgtgtgattttaatagcctgtttaagctattgaaacaatttctcgagtcaataagtaacaatcgTATACATCttagaaattttatctttcgaatgaagtgattttcataccacttcgttcagacGCCAAAGAGTTATTAACGTCCAAAATCTTGCACTCCAAGTGTCACGCTCtctttttcaaaactttgaactcACACCTCAGTattgaaatgaaagacgtagtcctacgtcaaaaagtacacAAATTGACTTTTGCTTGCTTATATTTGTTTCAACCTCGTGAAACAATAAATGTTAAACATCACTCGGGGACGTttgcttcgtcttctgattttCCTGCCATTCATCTGGGTGTGCCTTTTTTCGATGTGAATGCAAATTACCGGATGATCTGAACTCCTTTCCACAGTAAGCACAAGAGTAAAGCTGTTGACCGGTATGTGTGGCCATGTGTTCCTGTGAATATAGAGTGTAAAAGTAATAACTTGCCTGCTTGCGAATATGTTCCCACCACCTTCAAAACCAACGCTTGTTTGAATGATTTGTCACACAGTGAACACTGATGAATTCGTCCCTTTGTGTGTTGGTCCTGAATGTGTTTTTTCAGTGCGTGTGTATTTGGTGATCGCTTCCCACATGTGCCGCACACAATGTTTTTAGTTTCCTCCTGGTGTCGGATCTTATGCTTTTTCAATGAAATCTCGTTTTTAAACCATTTGCCACAAGTTGTACAAAGGATTCGTTTCGTGTTGAAGTGTTCCGCCCGATGTACCGTAAGCGCACTTCTCGATTTCAATACTTTCGAACAGATATCACACATGCCTTCATTTGCACGTCTGTGAATATTTTTCAAGTGGATGGTTAGTGCCCCTTTAGAAGAAAATTGCTTATCGCAATTCTGACAGGGAAAATCTTTTACAGTCTTGTGTGTCAACATATGTGTTTTGAGATGATACTGTTTGGCGAATTTTTTCGGGCATAGTTCACATGAGAAGCTTCTCTGATCGTTCGGCAGATGTAACAACAGACGATGGCTAAGTAATGTAGTTTTAGAGCAAAAATTTCTCTTACAATCCGAGCAATGAAATGTAGCGGGATCCATGTGAACGCGTATGTGTTCGCGTAGCCGAGTAATGTCGTAGAACCGTGAATTGCAACATGTTACATAGCCCCGTTGATTATGAACAGCGCTATAGtgtagcttgaactgtttgaagGTCGCAAAGTTTTGCGAACATGCCTTACAATCCATCTGACAATACAGCAGAATTTCCTCGTTCGTAACGATAGGGCGCTTCACTTCCTTATTTCGATTTTCTGGTTTTTCAGAATGTTCTACTGCCTTTATGACTGGAACAATGTTTAGTTCTTTTCTCTGTTCGCTTTCATCCGGTTCTACCTTTATGTCTAGAACGAGAATTTTTTCTTCCTGTTGGATGTCACACACATTCTCTTCCATATCTTCATTGTCGACTATCTCCGTTTTTATTATTACATTTTTCAACTCAATCTCATCGACAGGAGTTTCTGGATCCGGCTCAAGTTTCTTTACCGTGAACAGTTCATATTCCAGTATCTCCTGTTTACATAGCTGTTCAACATGGCAATAGAATGAATGGAAATCAGACAGCTTATTCCAGCATGTAGTGCAGATCACAAAGCCAACAAGCTCCTCTGTCTGAAAGTAAAAGTTTCAAGTTCCTAGGGTGTGTATAAAATGATTATTTAAGTGTtaccttaaaccaaaaatgtttGGTCACAATATCTTCAATTCGATGCGTATTGAATTCCGTCGAATAACTGTGAACACTCTTGATATCAGGTAAGCCCTCTTGGAAACagaaattgcatatatttacacAATCCATTGTTATCTGAATTTTAACAGGCTATAAACACTTATTGAATATTTTACATGTTCTACATTTATCATTTACATTTTAGAGCTCTTGTTTTGAGTTCGTCGATGCATGCTTtcgtaaacatttttcatttccgTGGTGTTTTTATAGAAGGTTGTCTTACGCCAATCCGCATCTGCTTCaaatgcgattcacatacaaagTGGCGTGAACGAGATAAAGACTTAATATGAATTTATTTCCCTAATTTCGTAcaacttattttctttttaacGACGATAGCTTGACAGATTCGCATGATTTCGTTACTCAATGTAGATGACTTCAGTGAAAAcatatcgcatgaaccaatttCACACCTGAAAAACTCGCTCAATCTAAAACAAGCTTGACAGCTGAGATCTGCTTCTGAGTCACACAGGTGTGATGGTGAAAAGGTCGTATAAATCTCGTTAAGTGTATCTAGCCCAGAACTATTTGCAAAACTGAAGATTGTCTCCGAGTAACGTTGTGACCAGACCAGACTGGCACTGGTTGTTTCTCTTGCTGTTGAAAGGAAAATTTATCGTTTTCATTGGGAATTACAAGAGCGTCAAAATCCGCAAAATCGCAGTCGAAGTTTTTAAAGCAATTCAAGCCAAACATCTGTCACCGAATTGAAAACGTCtggtaattttttttgctttcttaTAATAACTCATTTTCGTTACCGCTTTTTCACGTCGAATGCTTTCTTCTACGTCCGATGCTTTCGATGGCTTTAAACGATTTTGGTATGATGATTGGTATTGTACTTCGAGTATTTCTGGAGAACATAATCTTCGATTCGGATTCGACCCTACAGCATTCGGAGTGTTACGTTACTGCTGTAAAGCTCTCCAGAAATCCGTTCCACTTTTTTCGCACTTTCTATAAAGCTGCCTTTACAGCAGTTTCTGACATTCCATTCTCTTGAGCGTGATATGAATCTCATTCATATGCAAATCTTATCCATTCTTTGTTATCTACCGTGGTCCGTTATCGAAAACCACTACTTCGAGACTTCCATGCCGTGCGAAATTGCGTTTGCAAGCATTCACAATGGTTTTCGTCTTCGTATCACTTAAACAATTattggaggttgtgtccaagatacgaccgcattgttgacgtagaactacgctgtaatattatataagtcgcttgtttataccttcggatattattctataatgctgtgaaattttcgaaactgcttagtagaataatctttgaaatggtttttcattgtaaaatcagttgacgatgttgacgaaaaaagttgcattactttctcatgttcgagagaagcgcagctgtcacccttagtggatgAATTTTtactactggtaagcgaaacctaatcacatacaaaattccagaacgacatttactttcttggtgactaaacaagcgaaataaattctttttgttaatatcaacaacctctaaaacagtagcaatgcttcattatgatcaatattagcgcaaatgcaatcctagttgaaggcagttttgcgactggcacgcgaacctaaataacttataacattccaataatacattcaagatgcttggtattccccaaatatttttttggagcataaccttaacgcctgtttcgccataacgtcagtttaatgcattgatgcattctcaaaggcaccaaagaagccgtttacattttcgaccgacgcgccgaaatcgcctattttgctgttgttcgatgcgatgtcacactcgcgaaagctcggttcagtgcgagcgcttttcactacaccaacatcgcgtgcatcatgaGATGACGCTTGCCTGCCTCCCTCTTCTCCTTGCTCATCACTCACTACGCGAAACgtctaatttatgacgcgggaaaaaaacacacgatacgaataacgaacagaaaaagcaaacgacgatatccaagttggattaccactggtggggtccaatcttagatcgtagcgcagcgaaagcaaagtgaactggattgctcaacagtccgatgccgaatgaaagtttgcctcagcgagatccactgtttatactcaaggcaaatattccccttcattcttctacttttcctttgttcacggcgacgtcaaatcctacgatttccccttcgttggtcgtcgataagttgctcgttatagacagctctgttcgggaaagcacacaaatggacagaacaaatgtatggaaaaatggaaacgcctaaagttttcatgaatttttaccatttacaaaccaggggattctaatgtatagcatattaaacaaatcttagggaatttccgattcgtttagtatgtaaatcgctaaaatccgttcgcggcaaaaatagttattaacgttaactttatttcataaaaacgtgaccagttttctgatttggcacccttaatgaaagacgtagttctacgtcaaaaatccacTTCAACAAAGTCCGAGTAACGATCAATATTAATCCCTTGAATGGATATTCCGGTGTTTCATGTGTTGTCATTGGAGGTTTCCACTAAAATCCATACAAATTTCACagtttcgaatgtaatttgttaTCTGATCTCTCATCCATGGCCAGAAAAAAGACTCCCTTGCAGCACGCAAAGTGTAATCAATTCCCAAATGTGCCACTTGTAGATTGCTGATTAGCTTTCTTCGAAGAGTTTTGGGTATCAATAGTCGACCACTTTTTAAGATAACTCCATGACATGTCGATAAATCATTTTTTATTGTCCAGTAAGTGTACATCTCGTCATCCAGATCAGCTTTCTTTTCGGGGAATCCTTCTATGAAAAGCTACACCAGTTTGCTCAAAGattgttttttttggtttccgcaGCGATTTCTTCAAAACGTTCATCCGAAATATTTATGAATTCCATTACATTGATATCTGCAATCTCTTCGAAACGCTGTTTCTACCTTTTCTTATCCGAGTCTGGACCTGTTGTGGCGGTACGCGAAAGCAAATCCGCTATGTATATCTCTCATACCTTGCGATAACGTACTCGTATGTCATATCGCTGTAATGTAGAgttgtgccatccgctcatgagctgttcattcgaatcgcttcatcatagtgagcggattcggatcagctcgcataaaaaaaaaaacccagctcatcagctcattactaAGCTGGAGCTagtgagctgatgagctgttgagctgaagagctaTTGAGCTGTTGAGTTgcggagctgttgagctgttgagctgcggagctgttgagctgttgagctgctgagctgttgagctgttgagctatTGAGCTGTTGAGTTgcggagctgttgagctgctgagctgttgagctgcatagctgtggagcgcaaaagcagCAGAGTGTGAATTGTAAGACgcgaaagaatttttcgtctcccgcgcttcatggcatgacgGCAGTTTATTTTTGTGTATCCCTCTTCGTATTTTAGcattagcagagatgccagattggaaaaaggtttttgtttcgAAGACATTCAATCTTTCGTTACTTCATAAATTTTTTCTTATatcggatttatttttatatcctcggatgcaaaaaaaatctcggTAGCTTTATtaaaaaacgttgtctcggccaatatttctgaaggcattttatttggctactgctggtttttctgttgtttaagttcagcatatcctaagcatcttctgTGTTGGATTTCAACATTCAGTATgatgtatattatattattagaattcatatcagttctagtttttgtacaattgcaaattaaattcgtttattttttgcttttcgtctattaagaaaatacacactatgcaatgtcccatggtga
The Toxorhynchites rutilus septentrionalis strain SRP chromosome 2, ASM2978413v1, whole genome shotgun sequence genome window above contains:
- the LOC129769495 gene encoding transcription factor grauzone-like, producing the protein MDCVNICNFCFQEGLPDIKSVHSYSTEFNTHRIEDIVTKHFWFKTEELVGFVICTTCWNKLSDFHSFYCHVEQLCKQEILEYELFTVKKLEPDPETPVDEIELKNVIIKTEIVDNEDMEENVCDIQQEEKILVLDIKVEPDESEQRKELNIVPVIKAVEHSEKPENRNKEVKRPIVTNEEILLYCQMDCKACSQNFATFKQFKLHYSAVHNQRGYVTCCNSRFYDITRLREHIRVHMDPATFHCSDCKRNFCSKTTLLSHRLLLHLPNDQRSFSCELCPKKFAKQYHLKTHMLTHKTVKDFPCQNCDKQFSSKGALTIHLKNIHRRANEGMCDICSKVLKSRSALTVHRAEHFNTKRILCTTCGKWFKNEISLKKHKIRHQEETKNIVCGTCGKRSPNTHALKKHIQDQHTKGRIHQCSLCDKSFKQALVLKEHMATHTGQQLYSCAYCGKEFRSSGNLHSHRKKAHPDEWQENQKTKQTSPSDV